In a genomic window of Cytobacillus sp. FSL H8-0458:
- a CDS encoding pyridoxal phosphate-dependent aminotransferase, translated as MQLAQRVKALTPSTTLAITAKAKELKAQGHDVIGLGAGEPDFNTPQHIIDAAVKSMNEGHTKYTPSAGLPALKKEIANKFKKDQGLEYDASQIIVTNGAKHGLYTLFQVLLNEGDEVIIPIPYWVSYPEQVKLAGGVPVYAEGREENDFKITPEQLAKSITDKTKAVIINSPSNPTGMLYSAEELKELGEVCLKHNVLIISDEIYEKLVYGSHQHTSIAELSPELKEQTIIINGVSKSHSMTGWRIGYAAGNKSIIKAMTNLASHSTSNPTTTAQYGSIAAYAGPQDTLKEMREAFEHRLNVIYNKLISIPGFTCVKPQGAFYLFPNVKKAAELTGFASVDEFVEALLEEAMVAVIPGSGFGAPDNIRLSYATSLELLEKAVERMHGFVEKNLK; from the coding sequence AGAGTAAAAGCATTAACACCATCAACAACTCTGGCAATCACTGCTAAAGCAAAAGAGCTAAAGGCCCAGGGACATGATGTTATCGGATTGGGAGCAGGCGAGCCGGATTTTAATACGCCTCAGCATATCATTGATGCTGCCGTGAAATCCATGAATGAGGGACATACAAAATATACACCATCGGCAGGTCTTCCAGCATTAAAGAAAGAAATCGCAAACAAGTTTAAAAAAGATCAGGGACTTGAATATGATGCTTCACAAATCATCGTAACCAATGGGGCAAAGCATGGCTTATATACACTGTTCCAGGTCTTGCTGAATGAAGGGGATGAAGTCATTATCCCGATTCCATATTGGGTCAGCTATCCAGAACAGGTTAAACTAGCCGGGGGTGTTCCTGTTTATGCAGAGGGAAGAGAAGAAAATGACTTTAAAATCACTCCGGAGCAGCTGGCCAAAAGCATAACTGACAAAACCAAGGCAGTTATTATCAACTCTCCAAGCAACCCGACTGGCATGCTTTATTCTGCAGAGGAATTAAAGGAGCTTGGAGAGGTATGTTTAAAGCATAATGTTCTGATCATTTCTGATGAAATTTATGAAAAACTGGTTTATGGCAGCCATCAGCATACTTCGATTGCTGAGCTTTCACCTGAGCTTAAGGAACAAACCATTATTATCAACGGGGTATCCAAATCTCATTCTATGACAGGCTGGAGAATTGGATATGCTGCAGGCAATAAGAGTATTATCAAAGCTATGACCAACCTTGCCAGCCACAGTACATCCAACCCGACAACAACAGCACAATATGGCTCAATTGCTGCATATGCCGGGCCGCAGGATACACTGAAAGAAATGAGAGAAGCATTCGAACATCGACTAAACGTTATATATAATAAATTAATCAGCATTCCAGGCTTTACCTGTGTAAAGCCACAAGGAGCATTTTATCTGTTTCCTAATGTAAAAAAGGCAGCAGAATTGACCGGATTTGCGAGTGTTGATGAATTTGTGGAGGCGCTTCTGGAGGAAGCGATGGTTGCAGTCATTCCTGGATCTGGTTTTGGCGCTCCGGACAATATCCGTTTATCCTATGCAACTTCTCTTGAGTTATTAGAAAAGGCAGTGGAACGGATGCACGGATTTGTTGAAAAGAACTTAAAATAA
- the asnS gene encoding asparagine--tRNA ligase — protein MKTTISQVHKYVDQEVTIGAWIANKRSSGKIAFLQLRDGTGFIQGVVVKAEVPEEIFQGAKTVTQESSVYVTGRIQKDERSPFGFEMLVTGLEVLHQAVDYPITPKEHGTEFLMDNRHLWLRSRRQHAVMKIRNEIIRATYEFFNEQGFSKVDPPILTGSAPEGTSELFATKYFDEDAYLSQSGQLYMEAAAMALGRVFSFGPTFRAEKSKTRRHLIEFWMIEPEMAFCEFDENLKVQEEYVAHIVQSVLKNCSIELKTLGRDTEKLERITAPFPRITYDEAIKFLQEKGFDDIQWGDDFGAPHETAIAESYDKPVFITHYPTSLKPFYMQPDPSREDVVLCADLIAPEGYGEIIGGSERIHDYDLLKQRIDEHNLDLDAYKWYLELRQYGSVPHSGFGLGLERTVAWISGVEHVRETIPFPRLLNRLYP, from the coding sequence ATAAAAACGACAATTTCTCAAGTTCATAAATATGTTGACCAGGAAGTTACCATCGGTGCTTGGATTGCCAACAAGCGTTCAAGCGGGAAGATTGCGTTTTTGCAGCTGCGCGATGGTACAGGATTTATTCAAGGTGTTGTAGTAAAAGCGGAAGTGCCGGAGGAAATCTTTCAAGGTGCTAAAACAGTCACACAGGAATCTTCCGTATATGTAACGGGCAGAATCCAAAAGGACGAGCGTTCTCCTTTTGGATTTGAAATGCTGGTTACAGGCCTTGAAGTTCTTCATCAGGCTGTCGATTATCCTATTACGCCAAAAGAGCATGGAACTGAATTCCTCATGGATAATCGCCACTTGTGGCTGCGGTCCCGCCGTCAGCATGCAGTGATGAAAATCAGAAATGAAATTATCCGGGCAACTTATGAGTTTTTCAATGAGCAAGGGTTTTCCAAGGTTGACCCGCCAATTCTGACGGGCAGCGCACCGGAAGGCACGTCCGAGCTTTTTGCGACCAAGTATTTTGATGAAGATGCTTATTTATCCCAAAGCGGCCAGCTTTATATGGAAGCAGCTGCGATGGCTCTTGGAAGAGTATTTTCATTCGGGCCGACTTTCCGTGCTGAAAAATCAAAAACCCGCCGTCATTTAATCGAATTTTGGATGATTGAACCTGAAATGGCTTTCTGTGAATTTGATGAAAACTTAAAGGTTCAGGAAGAATATGTTGCTCATATTGTTCAGTCCGTACTTAAGAATTGTTCAATTGAACTTAAAACACTTGGCCGTGATACAGAGAAGCTTGAGAGAATTACGGCTCCATTCCCGCGCATAACGTATGATGAAGCAATTAAGTTTCTTCAGGAAAAAGGCTTCGATGATATTCAGTGGGGAGACGACTTTGGAGCACCGCATGAGACAGCTATTGCAGAAAGCTATGATAAGCCAGTCTTTATCACGCACTATCCAACTTCACTGAAGCCTTTCTATATGCAGCCGGATCCTTCAAGAGAAGATGTTGTACTATGTGCCGACTTGATTGCACCTGAAGGATATGGAGAAATCATCGGCGGCTCTGAGCGGATACATGATTATGACCTGCTTAAGCAGCGAATTGATGAGCATAATTTAGATTTGGATGCTTACAAGTGGTATCTGGAGCTTCGCCAATACGGTTCAGTGCCTCATTCCGGATTTGGTCTTGGACTTGAAAGAACAGTTGCCTGGATTAGCGGCGTCGAGCATGTACGTGAAACAATTCCGTTCCCTCGATTATTAAACCGTCTATATCCATAA
- a CDS encoding DnaD domain-containing protein has translation MSKNSLLKWIQEGNISIPGVLLSQYKEMNLNEHELVLILHVISYIEHGNKFPTPVELSSRMTISVAECTEMLRKLIQKGFIDIKDSYSADGIRYESYHLDPLWEKLIDQFLLSGKKEEAAKMQQEETDLYTCFEREFGRPLSPFECETLALWMDDDHHDPHIIKAALRESVLSGKLNFRYIDRILFEWKKNGIKTIEQAKSYGKKFRQNQTQQRTKREDTPSQTTKSVPFYNWLEQ, from the coding sequence ATGTCTAAAAATAGTTTATTAAAGTGGATACAGGAAGGTAATATTTCCATACCTGGAGTCCTGCTGTCACAATATAAAGAAATGAATTTGAATGAGCATGAACTCGTCCTGATACTTCATGTAATTTCCTATATTGAACATGGGAATAAATTTCCCACCCCTGTAGAATTATCTTCCCGCATGACCATTTCTGTGGCTGAATGCACGGAAATGCTAAGAAAACTAATCCAAAAAGGCTTTATTGATATTAAAGACAGCTACTCTGCCGATGGTATCAGATATGAAAGTTACCATCTTGATCCGCTCTGGGAGAAGCTCATTGATCAGTTTCTGTTAAGCGGTAAAAAAGAGGAAGCTGCTAAGATGCAGCAGGAGGAAACAGATCTTTATACCTGCTTTGAAAGGGAGTTTGGCAGGCCGCTTTCACCTTTTGAATGTGAGACACTTGCTCTTTGGATGGATGATGATCACCATGATCCCCATATTATAAAAGCTGCCTTAAGAGAATCTGTCCTGTCCGGTAAACTGAATTTCAGATATATAGACAGGATTCTTTTTGAATGGAAAAAGAACGGCATAAAAACGATTGAACAGGCTAAAAGCTATGGGAAAAAATTCAGGCAGAATCAAACACAGCAAAGGACGAAGAGGGAGGATACTCCGTCGCAGACAACGAAATCTGTTCCCTTTTATAATTGGCTTGAACAGTAA
- the nth gene encoding endonuclease III, with protein sequence MLNKTQIRHCLDAMGEMFPEAHCELNHSNPFELVIAVALSAQCTDALVNKVTRNLFQKYKTPQDYLDVSIEELQEDIRSIGLYRNKAKNIQKLCRLLLDEYGGVVPRDRDELTKLPGVGRKTANVVVSVAFGVPAIAVDTHVERVSKRLGFCRWKDSVLEVEKALMKKVPMDEWSITHHRMIFFGRYHCKAQNPQCEICPLLDLCREGKKRMKVKQAK encoded by the coding sequence TTGTTAAATAAAACACAAATTAGACACTGCCTTGATGCAATGGGAGAAATGTTCCCGGAAGCACATTGCGAATTGAATCATTCCAACCCCTTTGAACTGGTCATAGCAGTGGCACTGTCTGCACAATGTACGGATGCACTGGTTAACAAAGTGACAAGAAACCTGTTCCAAAAGTATAAAACCCCCCAGGATTACCTAGATGTTTCCATAGAGGAATTGCAGGAGGATATCCGCTCCATTGGTCTTTATCGAAACAAAGCCAAGAATATCCAAAAGCTATGCAGATTGCTTCTCGATGAATATGGAGGGGTAGTGCCCCGTGACAGAGACGAGCTTACAAAGCTTCCCGGAGTAGGCCGCAAAACTGCTAATGTCGTTGTTTCAGTGGCTTTTGGGGTACCTGCCATTGCAGTTGATACTCATGTTGAACGAGTCAGCAAAAGGCTTGGTTTCTGCCGCTGGAAGGACTCTGTACTGGAAGTTGAAAAGGCATTGATGAAGAAAGTGCCCATGGATGAATGGTCCATTACCCATCATCGTATGATCTTTTTTGGAAGATATCATTGTAAGGCGCAGAATCCTCAATGTGAGATATGTCCGCTGCTCGATTTATGCCGGGAAGGCAAAAAACGAATGAAGGTGAAGCAGGCAAAATGA
- a CDS encoding YpoC family protein, with translation MTGEIVIPVKEQLCHSLFYKRGDSLAVKEESLFAYQPLPPFLYEAAFYAVIPAVRPWENNEKYIPVLIDEWAGQKRILGMHFSNRDRKAALGPMKASLGVFLQLLYWTNSKPVNLQADPGELTIKPVNLKERLDFIAARPAFYHSYIQLSELIAEMEKQYKKMLALGKMKKKR, from the coding sequence ATGACCGGAGAAATCGTCATTCCTGTTAAAGAACAATTATGCCATTCCCTGTTTTATAAAAGGGGTGATTCATTGGCTGTAAAAGAAGAATCTCTTTTCGCTTACCAGCCGCTGCCGCCCTTTTTATATGAAGCGGCTTTTTATGCGGTGATCCCTGCAGTAAGGCCTTGGGAAAATAATGAGAAATATATCCCCGTTTTGATTGATGAGTGGGCAGGACAGAAGCGTATTCTGGGTATGCACTTCTCAAACCGGGACCGGAAAGCCGCTTTAGGTCCGATGAAAGCATCTTTGGGAGTATTTTTACAGCTGCTCTATTGGACAAACAGCAAGCCGGTAAACCTTCAGGCAGATCCCGGAGAATTGACAATAAAGCCAGTAAACCTAAAAGAGCGGCTGGATTTCATTGCTGCACGTCCGGCATTTTATCACTCTTACATACAGCTGTCTGAACTAATCGCTGAAATGGAGAAGCAATATAAGAAGATGCTGGCATTGGGTAAAATGAAGAAAAAGCGCTGA
- a CDS encoding PBP1A family penicillin-binding protein, which yields MTEKYQSREERRKQQSKPKKKGKKKGTGTFKRIFLILIALGIAGMLLGAGAFAFMVKDAPKLDEKLLKDPISSQIYDMEGEFITDVGSENRDYVAYEDIPKLVEDAFLATEDVRFYKHNGMDLIRLGGAVIANVTRGFGSEGASTITQQVVKNSFLNNEKTLSRKAQEAWLAFQLERKYTKQEIFEMYVNKIYMSEGHGVLTASKIFFDKELSELELHEAALLAGMPQSPNNYNPFDHPDNAEKRRNIVLSLMNQHGFITKEEMKAAQKVPVESTLVAEEKRETNESKYDSFIDVVLDEVEKKYPDLNPYSDGLKIYTTLDPNAQKHVENILNTDAAVAYPDEEFQAGITLLDTKTGEIRAIGGGRNQEVKRGFNFAVDQKRHAGSTFKPIVDYGPAIEYLKWGTYQTIVDEPHTYSGGTKINNWDGKHMGPMSMREALARSRNIPALKTLQEVGTDKALEFTNKLGIPMKEMYESYSIGAYEVSSLQVAGAYSAFGNNGFYTEPHAIKQIEMRDGTKLDLKPESEVVMKDYTAFMISDMLKSAVKSSYGTGRLADVPGLPVAGKTGTTNYTDEQEQEFGIPRGAVPDAWFAGYTTNYTAAVWTGYQDRKNYIPAGDEQKIAQKLFSSLMAHVSEGKETEDFKAPNSVEKVAIEKGSNPAKLASQYTPKEQIIYEYAVKGNAPTQVSEKFDKLDPPSGLSANFDQDANEITLSWDYPEDAEGTQFEVTVSVNEGGDQQLSVTSEKGLKIANPQPGAVYTFKVTAFNGDQQSDPASVKVEIPDPSLIEEDGTEGEGQDGTEEEEQEGQDNQNGEGGQDGNQNGDGSGNGNGEGSGEGSGDGDGAGNGDGEGDGGTGTGDGGTGTGDGGTGTGDGDTGTGAGTGTGTGGGTGGASGNGSESSGGRN from the coding sequence ATGACAGAAAAATATCAATCGAGGGAGGAGCGCCGCAAACAGCAATCCAAGCCTAAAAAGAAGGGCAAGAAAAAAGGCACAGGCACTTTTAAACGTATTTTCCTTATTTTAATTGCCCTGGGGATTGCTGGAATGCTCTTAGGAGCAGGCGCTTTTGCTTTTATGGTGAAAGACGCACCAAAGCTTGATGAAAAATTGCTGAAGGATCCCATTTCTTCACAGATTTACGATATGGAGGGCGAATTCATTACAGATGTAGGCTCGGAAAACCGGGATTATGTCGCATATGAAGACATTCCCAAACTTGTGGAAGACGCCTTTTTGGCAACTGAGGATGTCCGCTTTTATAAACATAATGGAATGGACTTAATCCGTTTAGGCGGTGCTGTTATCGCTAATGTTACGCGCGGATTTGGTTCTGAAGGGGCAAGTACGATTACCCAGCAGGTGGTAAAGAACTCCTTCTTGAATAATGAAAAAACGCTTAGCAGGAAAGCCCAGGAAGCCTGGCTTGCGTTCCAGCTGGAACGCAAGTATACAAAACAGGAAATCTTTGAGATGTATGTGAACAAGATTTATATGTCTGAAGGCCATGGCGTTTTAACGGCATCGAAAATTTTCTTCGATAAGGAACTTAGTGAGCTGGAACTGCATGAAGCTGCCCTGCTAGCCGGTATGCCGCAAAGCCCGAACAATTATAATCCTTTTGATCATCCTGACAATGCAGAGAAAAGGAGAAATATTGTCCTTTCTCTAATGAATCAGCATGGTTTTATTACAAAAGAAGAAATGAAAGCAGCCCAAAAGGTTCCTGTGGAATCTACACTTGTGGCTGAAGAAAAAAGAGAAACAAACGAATCAAAATATGATTCTTTCATCGATGTTGTCTTGGACGAAGTCGAAAAAAAATACCCGGATCTAAATCCATATTCTGACGGGCTGAAAATTTATACGACCCTCGATCCAAATGCACAGAAACACGTAGAAAACATTTTAAACACTGATGCAGCTGTAGCGTATCCTGATGAAGAGTTTCAGGCGGGAATCACCCTTCTTGATACAAAGACGGGTGAAATCAGAGCAATCGGCGGAGGACGCAATCAGGAAGTGAAACGCGGCTTTAACTTTGCCGTGGATCAAAAACGACATGCCGGTTCAACCTTTAAACCAATTGTCGATTATGGACCAGCAATTGAATATCTAAAATGGGGGACTTACCAGACAATTGTTGATGAACCTCACACATATTCCGGAGGTACAAAAATCAATAACTGGGATGGAAAGCACATGGGTCCTATGTCAATGCGTGAGGCCCTTGCCCGCTCACGCAACATTCCGGCTCTGAAAACACTTCAGGAAGTCGGAACTGATAAAGCATTGGAATTCACCAATAAATTAGGCATTCCAATGAAAGAGATGTATGAGTCCTATTCTATCGGCGCTTATGAAGTTTCTTCTCTTCAGGTAGCTGGTGCATACAGTGCATTTGGAAACAATGGCTTCTACACTGAGCCACATGCCATCAAGCAAATTGAAATGCGTGACGGCACGAAGCTTGATTTGAAACCTGAATCTGAAGTAGTTATGAAGGATTATACAGCATTTATGATCAGTGACATGCTGAAAAGTGCAGTTAAATCTTCTTACGGAACCGGCCGTCTGGCTGATGTTCCAGGATTGCCTGTAGCAGGAAAAACAGGGACTACAAACTACACGGATGAACAGGAACAGGAATTTGGAATACCTAGAGGTGCCGTGCCTGATGCCTGGTTTGCAGGCTATACAACTAACTATACCGCAGCTGTCTGGACCGGCTATCAGGATAGAAAAAATTATATCCCGGCCGGCGATGAGCAAAAAATTGCTCAAAAGCTTTTCAGCAGCTTAATGGCACATGTATCAGAAGGAAAAGAAACAGAAGACTTCAAGGCCCCTAACTCTGTAGAGAAGGTAGCCATTGAAAAAGGCAGCAATCCTGCCAAACTGGCAAGCCAGTACACACCTAAGGAGCAAATCATTTATGAGTACGCTGTAAAAGGCAATGCTCCGACACAAGTGTCCGAGAAGTTTGATAAACTGGACCCCCCTTCTGGCCTGTCAGCGAACTTTGACCAGGATGCAAATGAGATCACATTATCATGGGATTACCCGGAAGATGCAGAAGGCACTCAATTTGAAGTGACTGTATCCGTAAATGAAGGCGGAGATCAGCAGCTTAGCGTTACTTCAGAAAAAGGCTTAAAAATTGCCAACCCTCAGCCAGGTGCTGTGTATACCTTTAAAGTAACAGCATTTAACGGTGACCAGCAAAGTGATCCTGCGTCTGTAAAAGTAGAAATCCCTGACCCAAGCCTCATCGAAGAAGATGGAACGGAAGGTGAAGGGCAGGATGGAACGGAAGAAGAAGAACAGGAAGGTCAGGACAATCAAAATGGTGAAGGCGGCCAGGACGGAAACCAAAATGGTGACGGTTCTGGAAATGGTAATGGTGAAGGTTCCGGAGAAGGCTCTGGAGATGGTGACGGAGCCGGAAACGGTGATGGTGAAGGCGATGGCGGTACAGGTACTGGCGATGGCGGTACAGGTACTGGAGATGGCGGTACAGGTACTGGAGATGGCGATACAGGTACCGGAGCAGGGACTGGAACTGGGACTGGCGGTGGCACCGGAGGAGCTTCCGGCAACGGATCTGAATCCAGTGGCGGCCGTAATTAA
- the recU gene encoding Holliday junction resolvase RecU, translating to MNFHYPNGRRYTPPANSVKKLTPEKKWTYSNRGMTLEEDINETNEFYLEHGIATIHKKPTPVQIVQVDYPKRSAAVIKEAYFKQASTTDYNGVYKGRYIDFEAKETQNTTSFPLKNFHEHQVKHMEKVLAQQGICFVLLRFSATEEVFLLEAHHLLSYWERMKDGGRKSITKGEIEMNGHYIPLGFQPRIDYIKIIDYLYTLK from the coding sequence ATGAATTTCCACTATCCTAATGGCAGGAGATATACCCCGCCTGCTAATAGCGTGAAAAAACTTACCCCAGAGAAGAAATGGACCTACAGCAATCGCGGAATGACACTGGAGGAAGACATAAATGAAACCAATGAATTCTATTTGGAACATGGAATAGCCACTATTCATAAAAAGCCCACGCCTGTTCAAATCGTACAGGTCGATTATCCAAAGAGAAGTGCAGCCGTTATTAAAGAAGCTTATTTCAAACAAGCATCAACAACTGATTATAATGGTGTGTATAAAGGCAGGTATATTGATTTTGAAGCAAAAGAAACCCAGAACACGACCTCCTTCCCTTTAAAGAACTTTCATGAGCACCAGGTAAAGCACATGGAGAAAGTTTTAGCCCAGCAAGGGATTTGTTTTGTCCTCCTCCGCTTCTCGGCTACCGAAGAAGTTTTCCTGTTAGAGGCACATCATCTACTCTCATATTGGGAGAGAATGAAGGATGGGGGGAGAAAATCAATCACCAAGGGGGAAATTGAAATGAATGGCCATTACATTCCGCTTGGATTTCAGCCCAGAATTGACTATATTAAGATAATAGATTATCTTTATACCCTTAAATAA
- a CDS encoding DUF2515 domain-containing protein, with protein sequence MFLSGKFLNRHEKKEQAIKDHVMKMTAKYNLDNISRTEAYFHFYKKHPEIRWAFLASMVSRNAGWNMCDLEGNCFPKLIGKKFRDMLYITYERANWLIFQDAFPQLLLYHYSTKLNRPMFHLLKTFHVSAFMKQEWLYFWKNRNKKRLMISLVINEQNVIQGPVMEHSIYKNKVFHTMLFSLQDYLHFSSVIFPTCKGELYGASVNGFRSVSKRIDLGKRLAEILFDTSYYDDVYEFASCTIHTGSRHDYEKYFKGRKRRTTPFLRCTYPLITHHIHQFTDWSVKKRVKSKWASESVVLKHPVQITKWYLHKQEQLHKAAKLGKIFRSIG encoded by the coding sequence ATGTTTCTTTCTGGGAAATTCCTGAACAGACATGAGAAAAAGGAACAGGCAATAAAGGATCATGTTATGAAAATGACAGCCAAATATAACCTGGACAATATCTCGAGAACGGAAGCTTATTTTCATTTTTATAAAAAGCATCCTGAAATACGCTGGGCGTTCCTGGCCTCCATGGTATCCCGAAATGCCGGCTGGAATATGTGCGATCTTGAAGGAAACTGTTTTCCTAAATTGATAGGAAAGAAATTCAGGGATATGCTTTATATTACATACGAAAGGGCCAATTGGCTGATTTTTCAGGATGCATTTCCACAGCTGCTCCTCTATCATTATTCGACGAAACTAAATAGGCCAATGTTTCATTTATTAAAAACTTTTCATGTTTCTGCGTTTATGAAACAGGAGTGGCTTTATTTCTGGAAAAATAGAAATAAAAAGAGGTTAATGATTTCACTGGTTATCAACGAACAAAATGTTATTCAAGGGCCGGTAATGGAGCATTCTATTTATAAAAATAAAGTGTTTCATACAATGCTTTTTTCCCTTCAGGACTATCTGCATTTTAGTTCTGTCATCTTTCCTACTTGCAAAGGGGAATTATACGGAGCGAGTGTTAATGGTTTCCGCTCGGTGTCCAAAAGAATTGATCTTGGAAAAAGGCTGGCAGAAATATTATTTGACACAAGTTATTATGACGACGTGTATGAATTTGCTTCATGCACCATTCATACTGGTTCAAGGCATGATTATGAGAAATACTTTAAGGGAAGAAAACGGAGAACCACCCCTTTCTTACGCTGTACATACCCGTTAATCACCCATCACATACATCAATTTACTGATTGGTCTGTCAAAAAACGGGTAAAGAGTAAATGGGCATCAGAATCGGTTGTCCTAAAACATCCCGTCCAAATTACAAAATGGTATTTGCATAAGCAGGAACAGCTTCACAAGGCTGCCAAACTGGGAAAAATATTTCGCTCAATTGGTTAA
- a CDS encoding YppE family protein, which produces MIQENSLLQMTELLLEYVEISDSRYKKVKESGEKGDFYNEVKPFADEVKSINDKWKEEAREWVSIHKPRNLYSQQIESASEHIEMVSIQAFFPETSRTRFINYVNSALYVLKQLIILLSDEKKGT; this is translated from the coding sequence ATGATACAAGAAAATTCCCTGCTGCAAATGACAGAACTGCTGCTTGAATATGTGGAAATCTCAGACAGCAGGTATAAAAAGGTTAAGGAATCAGGTGAAAAGGGTGATTTTTATAATGAAGTCAAACCTTTTGCTGATGAGGTTAAATCCATAAATGACAAATGGAAAGAAGAAGCCCGGGAGTGGGTTAGCATTCATAAACCGCGAAATCTTTATTCACAGCAGATTGAATCTGCTTCTGAACATATTGAAATGGTTTCCATACAGGCATTTTTTCCTGAAACAAGCAGAACCAGATTCATTAATTATGTTAATTCGGCCTTGTATGTGTTAAAGCAGCTCATAATATTATTAAGTGATGAAAAAAAGGGAACCTGA
- a CDS encoding YppF family protein has protein sequence MNVHELQMKFHQLREYTPENVNELLDFAKKAYIHNEISSTDYRNLVRELEAQGAAVPESYKDNTLQDSVNA, from the coding sequence ATGAATGTTCACGAACTACAAATGAAGTTTCATCAGCTGCGGGAGTATACTCCTGAAAATGTAAATGAATTATTGGATTTTGCTAAAAAGGCCTATATCCATAATGAAATTTCCAGTACAGATTATCGAAATCTCGTTCGTGAGCTTGAAGCTCAAGGAGCGGCCGTTCCGGAAAGCTACAAAGATAATACCCTCCAGGATTCAGTAAATGCATAG
- a CDS encoding YppG family protein: MFGRVMNRTNHIQPYGHLNQNVYFDPFYMGTNGQYYMRQQPLQNYNQAAGQYNPYYSPFNMEYQQPQQMAGMQQSFPHQSYPQQNFDPGYYSHTGSKNAGIFQNPLESEDYYGNQPSKPAAPHMPYMNPYPKQSFIPKQPSGVQSIMNSFKAQDGSLDLNKMVDTAGQMMSAVTQVSSMVKGIGGIFKS, encoded by the coding sequence ATGTTTGGCCGAGTAATGAATAGAACGAATCATATACAGCCTTACGGCCATTTAAATCAAAATGTTTACTTTGATCCATTTTATATGGGGACCAATGGCCAATATTATATGAGGCAGCAGCCATTGCAGAATTATAACCAGGCTGCCGGACAGTATAATCCTTATTATTCGCCTTTTAATATGGAATACCAGCAGCCGCAGCAAATGGCAGGAATGCAGCAAAGTTTTCCGCATCAGTCCTATCCGCAGCAAAATTTTGATCCCGGATATTACTCACATACAGGTTCAAAGAATGCAGGGATATTTCAAAACCCGTTAGAATCTGAGGATTATTATGGAAATCAGCCAAGCAAGCCAGCTGCTCCGCACATGCCATACATGAATCCATATCCAAAGCAATCCTTCATTCCTAAACAGCCGTCCGGAGTGCAAAGTATTATGAATTCCTTTAAAGCCCAGGATGGCTCGCTTGATCTTAATAAAATGGTGGACACTGCAGGACAGATGATGTCTGCAGTCACGCAGGTATCATCCATGGTTAAAGGGATTGGCGGAATATTTAAATCTTAA